A section of the Paralichthys olivaceus isolate ysfri-2021 chromosome 16, ASM2471397v2, whole genome shotgun sequence genome encodes:
- the tgm1l1 gene encoding protein-glutamine gamma-glutamyltransferase K: protein MPSERLTVRGVSEVGRFPGAAPPTRVELTIQKDGEKKQEDGACRRWFRKMCPCCCKRQSSTSFDVTDKVEVVKPPAPEPVKPKPENGEAKEMEEIKLLVRSVDLLSSKTGQNRQEHHTDLYHGDELIIRRGQTFQIELELSRPFCAATDKLHLDLKTGPLPMVSKGTHVIIPLVDHLEDERWEAKIVAENGNKIKLSVNSPASAVIGLFGLSVVTRSIKGEATTTYNSNNTIVMLFNPWCEEDAVFLDDEEERNEYVLNDTGRIYYGTEKQIGARTWNFGQFHEGILDACLFILEKSDMPPSGRGDPVNVVRVISAMINAQDDYGVLVGNWSGKYSDGVSPAAWSSSVEILRKYHSSSGTPVCYGQCWVFSGVTTTVLRCLGIPSRSVTNFQSAHDTDVSLTTDVYFDEEMEPIDYLNSDSVWNFHVWNDCWMARPDLPHGNGGWQAVDSTPQETSQGTFRCGPASINAIRSGQVYFKHDTPFVFAEVNSDKIYWQRNLDGTFSQIHSEKKAVGHCISTKAVGSEERADITHLYKHQEDSEEERIAVETASRYGSKPEVYSTPMAEDVGVEVKMEGEGPRMGTDARLSILVKNLSSQPRQTILHSQVAVMYYTGVLKGTIKKEQIPVELLPNEEKNIEWVLPYQQYQNELVDQAALMLTLSGRVSETQQVLANQTTFRLRTPDLNITQMGEAIVGKEMAAKITFTNPLPRTLKDVVFRVEGLGLQKGHEVVVGDVTGHSTVTLTEHFIPTQPGPRKLVASLDCKQLTQVHGVANIVVLEK, encoded by the exons ATGCCAAGCGAGCGGTTAACAGTCAGGGGCGTGTCAGAGGTAGGGCGCTTTCCCGGAGCAGCCCCGCCCACCAGGGTGGAGCTGACCATTCAGAAAGATGGGGAGAAGAAACAGGAAGATGGAGCCTGTCGCCGATGGTTCAGGAAGATGTGTCCGTGCTGCTGTAAGCGCCAGAGCAGCACCTCCTTCGATGTCACAGACAAGGTTGAAGTGGTCAAACCTCCAGCCCCAGAGCCTGTCAAGCCAAAGCCTGAGAATGGAGAAGCAAAGGAGATGGAAG AAATAAAGCTGCTGGTGCGTTCGGTTGACCTGCTGAGTTCCAAGACAGGTCAGAACAGACAGGAGCACCACACTGACTTGTATCACGGTGATGAGCTGATCATTCGCAGAGGACAGACCTTCCAGATAGAGCTGGAGCTGAGCAGGCCCTTCTGTGCTGCCACTGACAAGCTGCATCTGGACCTGAAGACAG GTCCCCTGCCCATGGTGTCCAAAGGCACCCACGTCATCATTCCTCTGGTGGATCACCTGGAGGATGAACGCTGGGAGGCAAAGATCGTAGCAGAGAACGGCAACAAGATCAAGTTGTCCGTCAACTCTCCAGCCAGCGCTGTGATTGGCCTGTTCGGGCTCAGCGTGGTGACTCGCTCTATAAAGGGAGAGGCCACAACTACGTACAACTCCAACAACACCATTGTCATGCTCTTCAACCCTTGGTGTGAAG AGGATGCAGTGTTCctggatgatgaggaggagaggaacgaGTATGTGCTGAATGACACTGGGAGGATTTACTATGGCACAGAGAAACAAATTGGTGCCCGGACATGGAACTTTGGACAG TTTCATGAAGGAATCCTGGATGCGTGTCTGTTCATCCTGGAGAAGAGTGACATGCCTCCGTCTGGTCGAGGGGATCCTGTCAATGTGGTCAGGGTTATATCTGCCATG ATTAACGCTCAGGATGACTACGGGGTTCTGGTCGGGAACTGGTCTGGGAAATACTCAGACGGAGTGTCTCCCGCGGCGTGGAGCAGCAGCGTGGAGATCCTGAGGAAGTACCACTCCTCCAGCGGCACGCCTGTGTGCTATGGACAGTGCTGGGTATTTTCTGGGGTCACTACAACAG tgTTGCGGTGTCTTGGGATACCATCCCGCAGCGTGACTAACTTCCAGTCCGCTCACGATACTGACGTGTCCCTGACCACCGATGTGTATTTCGATGAGGAAATGGAGCCGATCGACTACCTCAATAGTGACTCTGTATG GAATTTCCACGTATGGAACGACTGCTGGATGGCCCGACCCGACCTGCCTCATGGCAATGGAGGCTGGCAGGCTGTTGACTCAACTCCACAGGAAACAAGTCAGGGCACCTTCCGCTGTGGCCCCGCTTCCATCAACGCCATCCGTTCCGGCCAAGTTTACTTCAAACATGACACGCCTTTCGTGTTCGCTGAG GTCAACAGTGATAAAATCTACTGGCAGAGGAACCTGGATGGCACTTTCAGCCAGATTCATAGTGAGAAGAAAGCGGTCGGCCACTGCATCAGCACCAAAGCCGTGGGCTCTGAAGAGCGGGCAGACATCACACACCTGTACAAACACCAAGAAG ATTCCGAGGAGGAACGCATCGCCGTGGAGACTGCCAGTCGCTATGGCAGCAAGCCAGAGGTCTACTCCACGCCCATGGCTGAGGACGTAGGCGTGGAGGTGAAGATGGAGGGCGAGGGGCCGAGGATGGGCACCGATGCTAGGCTGAGCATCTTGGTGAAGAACCTGAGCTCACAGCCTCGTCAGACCATCCTGCACAGCCAGGTGGCCGTCATGTACTACACCGGTGTGCTGAAGGGCACCATCAAGAAGGAACAGATACCTGTGGAGCTTTTGCCCAATGAAG aaaaaaacattgagtgGGTGCTGCCCTACCAGCAGTACCAGAACGAGCTGGTGGATCAGGCCGCCCTGATGTTGACCCTGTCTGGAAGAGTCAGCGAGACGCAGCAAGTGTTGGCCAACCAGACCACGTTCAGGCTCCGCACACCTGACCTCAACATCACG CAAATGGGAGAAGCCATCGTTGGCAAGGAGATGGCTGCAAAGATAACCTTCACCAACCCGCTGCCACGTACACTGAAGGATGTGGTGTTCAGAGTGGAAGGCCTGGGTCTACAAAAGGGCCATGAAGTGGTTGTAGG TGACGTTACTGGTCACTCCACAGTGACACTGACAGAGCACTTCATCCCCACCCAGCCCGGACCCAGGAAGCTGGTGGCGTCCCTCGACTGCAAACAGCTCACGCAAGTGCACGGAGTGGCCAATATCGTCGTTCTTGAAAAATAG
- the abhd4 gene encoding (Lyso)-N-acylphosphatidylethanolamine lipase: MDPASAPMQSDCETEPNAVWSWWPSWRPTSMSLLKTTESRILACIKNDLWARFVTLPNQDRLWTLTLTNKMVRKPAAPKTPLVMVHGFGGGVGLWIRNLDALSRSRPIYAFDLLGFGRSSRPPFPSDAAKAEEQFVESIEQWRQSVGLENMILLGHSLGGYLATSYAIQYPSRVSHLILVDPWGFPERPNTQIEANRDQGTDVVRRSSPPRWVKVIAAVVSLFNPLAVIRAAGPWGPGLVNRFRPDFKRKFEDLFDDDTMTQYIYHCNAQTPSGEVGFRVMSESLGWAKRPMLHRVDLLPPSMPLTMLYGESSWVDSSSGDRVIQIRNQANTKLLLINKASHHLYADQPEEFNRVVENICNSVN; this comes from the exons ATGGATCCGGCTTCAGCTCCGATGCAGAGCGACTGTGAGACGGA ACCAAACGCAGTGTGGAGCTGGTGGCCCTCCTGGCGTCCGACCTCCATGTCCCTCTTGAAGACAACAGAGTCTAGGATTCTTGCCT GTATTAAAAATGACCTGTGGGCCCGGTTTGTGACGTTACCAAACCAGGATCGGCTATGGACTTTGACTCTCACCAACAAGATGGTTCGCAAACCTGCAG CCCCTAAGACTCCCCTGGTGATGGTCCATGGCTttggaggaggggtggggctGTGGATCAGAAACCTGGACGCGCTAAGCAGGTCACGGCCCATCTACGCCTTCGACCTCCTGGGCTTTGGCAGGAGCTCCAGGCCTCCTTTCCCCTCAGATGCCGCCAAGGCGGAGGAGCAGTTCGTTGAGTCCATTGAACAGTGGAGACAGTCTGTGGGCCTGGAGAACATGATTCTGTTGGGGCACAGTCTGGGGGGGTACCTGGCTACCTCCTACGCCATCCAGTACCCTTCAAG AGTATCACATCTTATCTTGGTAGACCCCTGGGGTTTCCCTGAGCGACCCAATACACAGATTGAGGCGAATCGCGATCAGGGGACAGATGTAGTGAGAAGGTCGTCCCCTCCACGCTGGGTGAAAGTTATTGCAGCGGTGGTCTCCCTCTTTAACCCACTGGCTGTCATTAGAGCGGCAGGCCCATGGG GTCCAGGGTTGGTGAACAGATTCCGCCCTGATTTCAAAAGGAAATTTGAAGATCTGTTTGATGACGATACTATGACGCAGTACATCTACCACTGTAACGCACAAACCCCGAG TGGTGAAGTGGGTTTCCGTGTCATGTCGGAGTCTCTGGGCTGGGCCAAGAGGCCGATGCTGCATCGGGTTGACCTGCTGCCGCCCTCCATGCCCCTCACCATGCTGTATGGAGAATCTTCCTGGGTGGACAGCTCATCGGGCGACAGAGTGATCCAGATCAGGAACCAGGCCAACACCAAACTGCTG CTGATAAATAAAGCCTCTCATCACTTGTATGCTGATCAACCAGAAGAGTTCAACAGAGTGGTGGAAAATATATGTAACTCTGTTaactga
- the dad1 gene encoding dolichyl-diphosphooligosaccharide--protein glycosyltransferase subunit DAD1, with product MSNSVISVVARFLEEYGSSTPNKLKVVDAYLLYILLTGALQFLYCLLVGTFPFNSFLSGFISCVGSFILAVCLRIQINPQNKGDFLSISPERAFADFLFAHTVLHLVVMNFIG from the exons ATGTCTAACTCCGTGATATCGGTGGTCGCCAGGTTCCTGGAGGAGTACGGCTCCTCGACGCCCAACAAGCTGAAGGTGGTGGACGCGTATCTGCTGTACATCCTGTTGACAGGAGCTCTGCAGTTCCTCTACTGTCTGCTGGTCGGTACCTTCCCCTTCAACAGCTTTCTGTCCGGATTCATCTCGTGTGTGGGCTCCTTCATCCTCGCAG tgtgtCTTCGTATCCAGATCAACCCACAGAACAAAGGAGACTTCCTGTCCATCTCTCCAGAGAGGGCCTTTGCTGACTTCCTATTCGCTCACACTGTCCTCCATCTGGTTGTGATGAACTTCATCGGTTGA
- the pigr gene encoding polymeric immunoglobulin receptor: MAQLFTLTLLLSWIQAFLCGVTTVKEFAVLEGRSLTVPCHYEPQYASYVKYWCQGRMKEFCTSLAKTNPSSTNPAEDKASIVDDKVQSVFTVTMNSLKEEDSGWYMCGVEVGGIWSADVYAFTYITVIHGMLEVNNPLRGEEGSSVSVECLYSERYRESEKKWCRSGDWSSCLVTGSEGSYEDTSVAISDDRTGAFTVTLKKLQMRDIGWYWCSAGQQQIPVQVLVTPRPTTTTSVTLPVTLHHSVDHLPPSRPITKERWNGHILESLLVCASLMVVVGLAILARKMWKLHKRDSVLRQAKEMKARCNECSRDLGDLQDSAVIFLNKDSQDVFMH; the protein is encoded by the exons ATGGCGCAActcttcacactcactctcCTATTATCATGGATCCAAG CCTTCCTCTGTGGGGTTACTACAGTGAAAGAGTTTGCAGTCCTGGAGGGTCGATCGCTCACAGTCCCGTGTCATTACGAGCCTCAGTATGCCAGCTATGTGAAATACTGGTGTCAGGGGAGGATGAAGGAGTTCTGCACCAGTTTAGCCAAAACGAATCCCAGTTCAACCAACCCTGCTGAGGATAAAGCGAGCATTGTGGACGACAAGGTCCAGTCGGTGTTCACGGTGACCATGAACAGCCTGAAGGAGGAGGACTCTGGGTGGTACATGTGCGGCGTGGAAGTAGGTGGTATATGGAGTGCCGATGTTTACGCATTCACTTACATCACCGTTATTCATG gTATGTTAGAGGTGAACAACCCcttgagaggagaagaagggagcAGTGTTTCAGTTGAATGCCTCTACAGTGAAAGATACAG agagagcgagaagaaGTGGTGTCGGAGCGGAGACTGGAGCTCCTGTCTGGTGACAGGTTCTGAAGGGAGCTACGAAGACACTTCAGTGGCCATCAGTGATGACAGAACTGGGGCTTTCACTGTTACCTTAAAGAAGCTGCAGATGAGAGACATCGGCTGGTACTGGTGTTCTGCAGGACAGCAGCAGATACCTGTGCAGGTGCTGGTCACACCACGACCCACGACTA CGACATCTGTAACACTCCCAGTTACATTGCATCACTCTGTTGACCACCTGCCTCCATCCAGACCCATCACCAAGGAGCGCTGGAACGG tcaCATCCTGGAGTCTTTGCTGGTGTGCGCCTCTCTGATGGTGGTTGTGGGTTTGGCCATACTGGCAAGAAAGATGTGGAAACTTCACA AGAGGGATTCTGTGCTGAGACAAGCTAAAGAGATGAAAGCGAGGTGTAAT GAGTGTTCAAGGGATCTAGGTGACCTGCAAGATAGTGCTGTCATTTTCCTTAACAAGGATTCCCAGGATGTTTTTATGCACTGA